Proteins from a single region of Syntrophales bacterium:
- a CDS encoding acyl-CoA dehydrogenase family protein: MTLPNRNNPYKFDEFLDWRKSVDYYADDPFIQKVVRCFTGAEAEAVDRAAREISKKVSFRWRDLTERISWPERRPFMMHYDGHNRRIDRIVRPAETETLEREIFSEALFSEKTPPWVRLIKMYLIYQNGEACVSCPITCTEGMVALLDRFADSPEAKQILRHAKEGIDGEFAIGAQYLSEIQGGSDVPANLLEAVREDGGWRLYGTKFFCSAAHADYAVVTAKPAGSEDVALFVIPSWLPGNREKEIRNGFTIDRIKWKTGTSELPTAEITFNGAVAYPAGPLDRGLANVVGIVLTYSRLTVGLSCAAFMTRAVREAKRYSEFRSAFGLVIGQFPMVAGQIDWMDRSVKRSTAGAFKLYRDFLTLEGGLKGGLETGEPEAMKKKRFDIRELIMLQKITASWDCTDVIRMAMSIFGGHGIMEDFSSLPRLYRDAAVNELWEGPRNVLLTQMHRDFQRAAKWYPPAEFVGRVLEGADRLFIEKMSAEITELLAHPHLFAPDEKTLDICRRWDTFCADLTHAYQDLAMKEVEESR, translated from the coding sequence ATGACCCTGCCGAACCGAAACAATCCCTACAAATTCGATGAGTTCTTGGACTGGAGAAAGTCCGTTGACTACTATGCCGACGACCCCTTCATCCAGAAGGTCGTCCGCTGCTTCACCGGCGCCGAGGCGGAGGCGGTGGACCGGGCGGCCCGGGAGATCTCGAAAAAGGTCTCCTTTCGCTGGCGGGACCTGACGGAGCGAATCTCCTGGCCCGAGCGGCGGCCCTTCATGATGCACTACGACGGCCACAACCGCCGCATCGACCGGATCGTCCGCCCGGCGGAGACGGAGACCCTCGAGCGGGAGATCTTTTCGGAGGCCCTCTTTTCGGAGAAGACACCGCCCTGGGTAAGGCTCATCAAGATGTACCTGATCTACCAGAACGGCGAGGCCTGCGTCTCCTGCCCCATCACCTGTACGGAGGGCATGGTGGCTCTTCTCGACCGCTTCGCCGACTCGCCGGAAGCGAAACAGATCCTGCGCCACGCCAAGGAGGGCATCGACGGCGAATTCGCCATCGGCGCCCAGTACCTCTCGGAGATCCAGGGCGGCTCCGATGTCCCGGCCAACCTTCTGGAGGCGGTCCGGGAGGACGGGGGCTGGCGCCTCTACGGCACGAAATTTTTCTGCTCCGCCGCCCACGCCGACTACGCCGTCGTCACGGCAAAGCCCGCGGGCTCGGAGGACGTGGCCCTCTTCGTCATTCCCTCGTGGCTGCCCGGAAACAGGGAGAAGGAGATCCGCAACGGCTTCACCATCGACCGGATCAAGTGGAAGACGGGAACGAGCGAACTGCCCACGGCGGAGATCACCTTCAACGGCGCCGTGGCCTACCCGGCGGGACCCCTGGACCGGGGGCTGGCCAACGTGGTGGGGATCGTCCTGACCTACTCGCGCCTCACCGTCGGCCTCTCCTGCGCCGCCTTCATGACCCGGGCCGTCCGGGAGGCGAAGCGGTACAGCGAGTTCCGCAGCGCCTTCGGCCTCGTCATCGGGCAGTTCCCCATGGTGGCCGGCCAGATCGACTGGATGGACCGCTCGGTGAAGCGGAGCACGGCCGGGGCCTTCAAGCTTTACCGGGATTTCCTGACCCTCGAGGGCGGGCTCAAAGGCGGCCTGGAGACGGGCGAGCCGGAGGCCATGAAGAAGAAGCGCTTCGACATCCGGGAGCTCATCATGCTCCAGAAGATCACCGCGTCATGGGACTGCACGGACGTGATCCGCATGGCCATGTCCATCTTCGGCGGCCACGGGATCATGGAGGACTTCTCGTCGCTCCCGCGGCTGTACCGCGACGCCGCCGTGAATGAGCTCTGGGAGGGGCCGCGAAACGTGCTGCTCACCCAGATGCACCGCGATTTCCAGCGGGCGGCGAAGTGGTATCCCCCGGCGGAGTTCGTCGGAAGAGTCCTCGAGGGCGCGGATCGATTGTTCATCGAGAAGATGTCCGCGGAGATCACGGAGCTCCTGGCCCATCCGCACCTGTTTGCTCCCGACGAAAAGACCCTCGATATCTGCCGGCGCTGGGACACCTTCTGCGCCGACCTGACCCACGCCTATCAGGACCTGGCGATGAAGGAAGTGGAGGAAAGCCGGTAG
- a CDS encoding acyl-CoA dehydrogenase family protein yields MFDYVLTPEQIKIRDEARDFVKSIPRQMVLDMDQDKIKFPKEFLREAGRRNLMGCRYPKKWGGRDLDWVTTGTVMEEIGTLGYEFACVFGVGAELVCDAIIQHGTDEQKEKYVKPLLAGELFAAECLTEPRGGSDFFGATSKAEDKGDHFLLNGQKRFIVGGEGADFFFVYARTNFDPKAKPQDCLTAFLVDRGPGVETKYLYNLLGCRGGGTARLVFKDVKVPKENVVGRVNGAYDVFNTMMIPERLGTALMTIGPARAALEVATHYTARRKAFGQIIATFEGVSFQVAEAAMLLDASRSLGYATCLAVDNKVERARVRRMISETKKFITENCQKVVHNCMQVVGGIGYTNVYPLERIYRDIRLASIWTGTSEVMSMIVAHEWYREYFKARMAKLTRDIEEDAEEAFAEDEKIYE; encoded by the coding sequence ATGTTCGATTACGTATTGACGCCGGAGCAGATCAAGATCCGCGACGAAGCGCGGGACTTCGTCAAGTCCATTCCCCGCCAGATGGTCCTCGACATGGACCAGGACAAGATCAAGTTCCCCAAGGAGTTCCTCCGGGAGGCGGGCCGGCGGAACCTGATGGGCTGCCGTTACCCGAAGAAGTGGGGCGGCCGGGACCTGGACTGGGTCACGACCGGCACGGTCATGGAGGAGATCGGCACGCTTGGCTACGAGTTCGCCTGTGTCTTCGGCGTCGGGGCGGAGCTGGTCTGTGACGCCATCATCCAGCACGGAACCGACGAGCAGAAGGAGAAGTACGTGAAGCCCCTCCTGGCGGGCGAGCTCTTCGCCGCCGAGTGCCTCACGGAGCCCCGGGGCGGCTCGGATTTCTTCGGGGCCACGTCGAAGGCGGAGGACAAGGGCGACCACTTCCTCCTCAACGGCCAGAAACGGTTCATCGTCGGCGGTGAGGGGGCGGATTTCTTCTTCGTCTACGCCCGGACGAACTTCGATCCCAAGGCGAAGCCCCAGGACTGCCTCACGGCTTTCCTCGTCGACCGGGGCCCCGGTGTGGAGACGAAGTACCTTTACAACCTCCTGGGATGCCGCGGCGGCGGCACGGCGCGGCTTGTCTTCAAGGACGTGAAGGTCCCGAAGGAGAACGTCGTCGGCCGGGTAAACGGCGCCTATGACGTCTTCAACACGATGATGATCCCCGAGCGGCTGGGAACGGCGCTGATGACCATCGGCCCCGCCCGGGCGGCGCTGGAGGTGGCCACCCACTACACGGCCCGGCGCAAGGCTTTCGGACAGATCATTGCCACGTTCGAAGGCGTCAGTTTCCAGGTGGCCGAGGCGGCGATGCTGCTGGACGCCTCCAGGAGCCTGGGATACGCGACCTGCCTCGCCGTGGACAATAAGGTGGAGCGCGCGCGGGTCCGCCGGATGATCTCGGAGACGAAAAAGTTCATCACCGAGAACTGCCAGAAGGTGGTCCACAACTGCATGCAGGTCGTGGGCGGGATCGGGTACACCAACGTCTATCCCCTCGAGCGGATCTACCGCGACATCCGCCTGGCCTCCATCTGGACGGGCACCAGCGAAGTCATGTCCATGATCGTGGCGCACGAGTGGTACCGGGAGTACTTCAAGGCCCGCATGGCGAAGCTGACCCGCGACATCGAGGAGGACGCCGAGGAGGCCTTCGCCGAGGACGAGAAGATCTACGAATAA
- a CDS encoding 4Fe-4S binding protein has translation MDAYEKLRTVLDAHPTGAPPSPAIDRILRILFTPEEAALSAVMSFAPRPVPAIAAKAGLDPADAERMLEAMADRAVVFCREKDGKRSYGLLPTIPGLFEFPFMKGRTRPEHEELAKLWDEYHREGLGASFSGNPTPVARVIPVGESLEPAGRVHPYEEVAKLIGESEFIGLGRCACRIAAGACNSPTETCLFFDAPARFLVQRGYAREVGRVEALRVLGDAEKAGLVHVSNNSADRPTFLCNCCRCCCTILTCKTQLSLPNAFSTSGFLARVDAEACTGCGICADERCPVGAATMVEDVAVVAVEACIGCGLCVTGCPAEAIALVRRENPPAVCADMQEMGARVLQEKGKLQRFMEVMKG, from the coding sequence ATGGACGCCTATGAAAAGCTGCGGACCGTTCTGGACGCCCACCCCACCGGGGCGCCCCCGTCTCCTGCCATCGACCGGATCCTCCGGATCCTCTTCACGCCCGAAGAGGCGGCGCTGTCTGCCGTTATGAGCTTCGCCCCCCGGCCGGTTCCGGCGATTGCCGCGAAGGCCGGGCTCGATCCCGCGGATGCGGAGCGGATGCTCGAGGCCATGGCGGACCGGGCCGTCGTCTTCTGTCGGGAGAAGGACGGGAAGCGATCCTACGGGCTCCTGCCCACGATCCCAGGCCTCTTCGAGTTTCCCTTCATGAAAGGGAGGACCCGCCCGGAGCACGAGGAACTGGCGAAGCTCTGGGATGAATACCACCGGGAGGGCCTGGGGGCCTCCTTTTCCGGGAACCCGACCCCCGTGGCCCGGGTGATTCCCGTTGGCGAGTCCCTGGAGCCGGCAGGCCGTGTCCATCCCTACGAGGAGGTGGCGAAGCTCATCGGGGAGTCAGAGTTCATCGGACTCGGCCGGTGCGCCTGCCGCATCGCTGCGGGTGCCTGCAATTCGCCGACGGAGACCTGTCTCTTCTTCGACGCCCCGGCCCGGTTTCTCGTCCAGCGGGGATACGCCCGGGAGGTGGGCCGGGTCGAGGCCCTGCGGGTCCTGGGTGATGCGGAAAAAGCGGGCCTCGTTCACGTCAGCAACAACAGCGCCGACCGGCCGACGTTCCTGTGCAACTGCTGCCGCTGCTGCTGCACCATCCTCACCTGCAAGACCCAGCTCTCTCTGCCCAACGCCTTCTCGACCAGCGGCTTCCTCGCCCGGGTGGACGCGGAGGCCTGCACGGGATGCGGCATTTGCGCCGATGAGCGGTGCCCCGTGGGCGCCGCCACAATGGTGGAGGATGTGGCCGTGGTTGCCGTCGAGGCCTGCATCGGCTGCGGCCTCTGTGTTACGGGCTGTCCGGCGGAGGCCATCGCCCTGGTGCGGAGGGAGAATCCCCCCGCCGTCTGTGCCGACATGCAGGAAATGGGTGCCCGGGTCCTCCAGGAAAAAGGGAAGCTGCAGCGCTTCATGGAGGTCATGAAGGGGTAG
- a CDS encoding amphi-Trp domain-containing protein, producing MKKKAVKRDVEKAVTRAAFVRKLRRLADDIEAGRPFRIQVAGETLTAPVSAEISIEHEREGGVNELEFQLRWKKRR from the coding sequence ATGAAAAAGAAGGCAGTGAAACGGGACGTGGAGAAAGCCGTGACCCGGGCGGCTTTTGTGCGGAAACTCCGGCGCCTGGCCGACGACATCGAGGCAGGACGTCCCTTCCGGATTCAGGTGGCGGGAGAGACGTTGACTGCGCCCGTCAGCGCCGAGATCAGCATCGAGCACGAACGCGAGGGGGGCGTCAACGAGCTGGAGTTTCAGCTCCGCTGGAAGAAGCGCCGCTGA
- a CDS encoding DUF169 domain-containing protein translates to MESRIAEAIRLKIPPVGLLWADEKPDRAMMFQAGKWGCVMWLVAAAAKGRAAACDAGTFGCFGGGVGLGFGNQYRNFPGGEEGFCHFLSSGNAGREGGAELAEQVRPFLRDEALDHFLHGERYVKDPEGVRRFITALPMREIPARYIVFKPLADVEPERDNLRTVIFFADPDRLSALVVLANYGRGDNENVFIPYAAGCQTIGIYPYREAESPRPRAVVGLTDLSARLYLRRQLGGNLLTFAVPKALFEEMEGNVTGSFLERSTWQGLLKGC, encoded by the coding sequence ATGGAAAGCCGGATCGCCGAGGCCATCCGCCTGAAGATTCCCCCCGTGGGCCTTCTCTGGGCCGACGAGAAGCCGGACCGCGCCATGATGTTTCAGGCGGGGAAATGGGGCTGCGTCATGTGGCTTGTGGCGGCCGCGGCCAAGGGCAGGGCGGCGGCCTGCGACGCCGGGACCTTCGGCTGCTTCGGCGGCGGTGTCGGCCTCGGGTTCGGCAACCAGTACCGCAATTTCCCCGGCGGCGAGGAGGGATTCTGCCATTTTCTGTCCAGCGGGAATGCCGGCCGGGAAGGGGGAGCGGAACTGGCCGAACAGGTCCGGCCATTTCTCCGGGATGAGGCCCTCGACCACTTCCTCCACGGTGAGCGCTATGTCAAGGATCCCGAGGGGGTGCGCCGCTTCATCACCGCCCTGCCCATGCGGGAGATCCCGGCCCGGTACATCGTGTTCAAACCCCTGGCGGACGTGGAGCCCGAACGGGACAACCTCCGGACGGTCATCTTCTTCGCCGATCCGGACCGGCTCTCCGCGCTCGTCGTCCTGGCCAACTACGGCCGGGGGGACAATGAAAACGTGTTCATCCCTTACGCCGCCGGCTGCCAGACCATCGGCATCTATCCTTACCGGGAGGCCGAGTCCCCCCGTCCCCGGGCCGTCGTCGGTCTCACGGACCTCTCCGCCCGCCTTTACCTCCGCCGCCAGCTCGGGGGCAATCTGCTGACCTTCGCCGTCCCGAAGGCCCTCTTCGAGGAGATGGAAGGCAATGTGACAGGCTCCTTCCTGGAGCGATCCACCTGGCAGGGGTTGCTGAAAGGCTGTTGA
- a CDS encoding TRAP transporter substrate-binding protein — protein sequence MKRTALILLSLAMVAFLVGCGGGDKPAATGKGEAKVELKLASMTPTSHTYNQGAAKFVELVKQRSNGRIDIKIYPEGQLGKGERELLEAIQQGTIDVYVGSTAPLSGFSATMGILDLPFLFRDYAHVDTVLDGPIGRQLMDEIEKSGMKGLAFWENGFRNLTNSKRAIKAPADAKGLKIRTQENKIHIAAWKAVGVNAVPMAWGEVYGALQQKAIDGQENPIAVIYSVKLNEVQKYLTLSQHVYSPAMIIFSLKKWQAFSKEDQDLLLKAALETAAYQRKLGRDNEAKQIAELAERGMAVTKDVDKAVWLKAMKPALEEFIPQFGKDRVDAIQAVK from the coding sequence ATGAAACGAACGGCGTTGATCCTGTTGTCCCTGGCCATGGTCGCGTTCCTGGTGGGGTGTGGCGGGGGCGACAAGCCCGCGGCAACCGGCAAAGGGGAAGCAAAGGTGGAGCTGAAGCTGGCCTCCATGACCCCCACGAGCCATACCTACAACCAGGGGGCGGCGAAGTTCGTCGAACTGGTCAAGCAGCGCTCGAACGGCCGCATCGACATCAAGATCTATCCCGAGGGACAGCTCGGCAAGGGCGAGCGGGAACTGCTGGAGGCGATCCAGCAGGGAACCATCGACGTCTACGTCGGCTCCACGGCCCCGCTGAGCGGATTCAGCGCCACCATGGGGATCCTGGACCTGCCGTTCCTGTTCCGTGACTATGCCCATGTGGACACGGTCCTCGATGGTCCCATCGGGCGCCAGCTCATGGACGAGATCGAGAAGTCCGGCATGAAGGGCCTGGCTTTCTGGGAGAACGGCTTCCGGAACCTGACGAACTCGAAGCGGGCCATCAAGGCGCCGGCCGACGCGAAAGGGCTGAAGATCCGGACCCAGGAGAACAAGATCCACATCGCCGCCTGGAAGGCCGTCGGCGTCAACGCCGTTCCCATGGCCTGGGGCGAGGTCTACGGGGCGCTGCAGCAGAAGGCCATCGACGGCCAGGAGAACCCGATCGCGGTCATTTATTCCGTGAAGCTCAACGAGGTCCAGAAGTACCTGACCCTGAGCCAGCATGTCTACTCGCCCGCGATGATCATCTTCAGCCTGAAGAAGTGGCAGGCCTTCTCGAAGGAGGACCAGGACCTGCTCCTGAAGGCGGCCCTGGAGACGGCGGCGTACCAGCGGAAGCTGGGCCGCGACAACGAGGCGAAGCAGATCGCCGAGCTGGCCGAGCGGGGCATGGCGGTCACGAAGGACGTGGACAAGGCGGTCTGGCTGAAGGCCATGAAGCCGGCCCTGGAGGAATTCATTCCCCAGTTCGGCAAGGACCGCGTGGACGCCATCCAGGCCGTGAAATAA
- a CDS encoding TRAP transporter small permease translates to MAALARLNGWLARAAEAALVGFMAVIAVIVPYEVFGRYVLGEMPAWSGEAATFALVWVTMMGGAAGFRRGYRIGITILYERLPSGASRAVRIGADVLVLGFFLVMAVYGADQALINVRQTSPAMGLPMAVPYAALPVGFALMFLFTLEETIRLLQGPIREG, encoded by the coding sequence GTGGCCGCCCTGGCAAGGCTGAACGGTTGGCTCGCCCGGGCTGCGGAGGCGGCCCTCGTCGGTTTCATGGCGGTCATCGCCGTCATCGTTCCCTACGAGGTATTCGGCCGTTATGTCCTGGGGGAGATGCCCGCCTGGTCAGGCGAGGCCGCGACCTTTGCCCTGGTATGGGTGACCATGATGGGTGGCGCCGCGGGCTTCCGGCGGGGCTACCGTATCGGCATCACCATCCTGTACGAAAGGCTGCCTTCCGGGGCATCCCGGGCCGTGCGCATCGGTGCGGACGTCCTGGTCCTCGGATTCTTCCTGGTCATGGCCGTTTACGGCGCCGACCAGGCCCTGATCAATGTCCGGCAGACGTCGCCGGCCATGGGGCTTCCCATGGCTGTTCCCTACGCGGCCCTGCCGGTGGGTTTTGCCCTGATGTTCCTTTTCACCCTGGAGGAGACGATCCGGCTCCTCCAGGGTCCAATCCGGGAGGGTTGA
- a CDS encoding TRAP transporter large permease, whose translation MLAAFLVLFVLLIVLGVPIAVALGGSALGYVLFQDGLSLTLLVQTSFAGMSSFPLLAIPLFMLAGNLMNEGGITEDLVRFARLAMGHVSGGLGLATILASAIFAAISGSAVATAVAIGAVMLPAMHAAGYDDDVSAAVTATASCMGPVIPPSIPFIIYGVLANVSIASLFLAGILPGILLGAALMGYMVLTARRRGYPFGERTRIADLVKGTVRAMPALLMPVFIVGGILGGIFTPTEAAGVAVVYALAVGVLFYRKIRFRRLPAVLLSAGLETAVVMLLLGLSEPFAWVVAVEQVPLKAVDFLAEWSTSPVVFLLLVNLFLLLVGIPMETAPALTIVTPVLAPMAERMGIDPVHFGVIVCFNLVLGLITPPVGGVLFSICSISGLSLERLSRAIWIPFVIAVAVLLLVTFIPALSTLIPSTFLAGRP comes from the coding sequence GTGCTGGCGGCCTTCCTGGTCCTCTTCGTTCTCCTGATTGTCCTCGGCGTTCCCATCGCCGTTGCCCTCGGCGGGTCCGCACTGGGCTACGTGCTCTTTCAGGACGGTCTGTCCCTCACGCTGCTCGTGCAGACCTCCTTCGCCGGCATGTCGTCCTTTCCGCTCCTGGCCATTCCCCTGTTCATGCTGGCGGGAAACCTGATGAATGAGGGCGGCATCACGGAGGACCTGGTCCGCTTCGCCCGCCTGGCCATGGGCCACGTGAGTGGTGGCCTCGGCCTGGCGACGATCCTGGCCAGCGCCATCTTCGCGGCCATCTCCGGCTCCGCCGTGGCGACCGCCGTGGCCATCGGCGCCGTCATGCTGCCGGCGATGCACGCCGCCGGCTATGACGACGACGTCTCCGCCGCGGTGACGGCGACGGCCTCCTGCATGGGACCCGTCATCCCGCCCAGCATTCCCTTCATCATCTACGGCGTCCTGGCCAACGTCTCCATCGCGTCTCTCTTCCTGGCGGGGATCCTGCCTGGAATCCTCCTGGGGGCGGCCCTGATGGGCTACATGGTCCTGACGGCCCGCCGGAGGGGATACCCCTTCGGCGAGCGGACGAGGATCGCGGATCTCGTGAAGGGAACCGTCCGGGCGATGCCGGCGCTGCTCATGCCGGTTTTCATCGTGGGGGGCATCCTGGGCGGCATCTTCACGCCCACGGAGGCCGCGGGGGTGGCGGTGGTTTACGCCCTCGCGGTGGGGGTGTTGTTCTACCGGAAGATCCGCTTCCGCCGCCTGCCGGCGGTGCTCCTGTCGGCGGGGCTGGAGACGGCGGTGGTGATGCTGCTCCTGGGGCTGTCGGAGCCCTTTGCCTGGGTGGTGGCGGTGGAGCAGGTCCCTCTGAAGGCAGTCGACTTTCTCGCTGAGTGGAGCACGTCGCCGGTCGTCTTCCTGCTCCTGGTCAACCTGTTCCTGCTCCTCGTCGGGATTCCCATGGAGACGGCGCCGGCCCTGACGATCGTCACGCCGGTCCTGGCGCCCATGGCCGAGCGGATGGGGATCGACCCTGTCCATTTCGGCGTCATCGTCTGCTTCAACCTCGTCCTGGGCCTCATCACGCCCCCCGTCGGAGGCGTCCTGTTCTCCATCTGCAGCATCTCCGGCCTTTCCCTGGAGCGCCTGAGCCGGGCCATCTGGATCCCCTTCGTGATCGCCGTGGCGGTGCTCCTCCTGGTCACGTTCATTCCCGCCCTGAGCACCCTGATTCCATCGACGTTCCTTGCCGGCAGACCTTAG
- a CDS encoding ketoacyl-ACP synthase III, producing the protein MKSAVIRATGSHVPEQAVANEELEQFSPEARELIFQKTGVRSRRHAAPGECTSDLAIKAAGTCLDRAGFPADELDAVVVATSSPDRMQPATATKVQHDLGAGSAFAFDINSVCSGSTFGIALADAFLRSGQARNLLLIGSEVYSKITNPKDFSSYPFFGDGAGAVLFTAEENSGRGVLRSCMQSDGGLSDVICVPAGGTMLPFERMTSPRQAYFRMKGVDVFGFAVEKGPEIIRRLLSEAGVAPGDVAGYLCHQANINIIRRIAGTLEVPVERFFVNLHEYGNTAGASVLIVLDEALAAGAVGPGDLVVTVSFGGGLSWGANLIRL; encoded by the coding sequence ATGAAGAGCGCCGTCATCCGCGCCACCGGCAGCCACGTGCCGGAACAGGCCGTTGCCAACGAGGAACTGGAACAGTTCTCCCCGGAGGCCCGGGAACTGATTTTCCAGAAGACCGGAGTCCGCTCCCGGAGGCATGCCGCCCCCGGCGAGTGCACCTCCGATCTGGCGATCAAGGCTGCCGGGACCTGTCTGGACCGGGCCGGTTTCCCGGCGGACGAACTGGACGCCGTCGTGGTGGCCACCTCTTCCCCGGACCGGATGCAGCCGGCCACGGCGACGAAGGTCCAGCATGACCTGGGAGCCGGGAGTGCCTTTGCCTTCGACATCAACTCCGTTTGCTCCGGCAGCACCTTCGGTATCGCTCTGGCGGATGCCTTTCTCCGCTCCGGCCAGGCTCGAAATCTCCTTCTCATCGGTTCGGAAGTCTATTCGAAGATCACCAATCCGAAGGATTTCTCCTCGTATCCCTTCTTCGGAGACGGTGCCGGGGCGGTTCTCTTTACGGCGGAGGAAAACTCGGGCCGGGGGGTCCTCCGTTCCTGCATGCAGAGCGACGGCGGCCTCTCCGACGTGATCTGCGTCCCCGCCGGCGGGACGATGCTTCCCTTCGAGCGGATGACGTCTCCCCGGCAGGCCTATTTCCGGATGAAAGGGGTCGACGTCTTCGGCTTCGCCGTGGAGAAGGGGCCGGAGATCATCCGGCGGCTCCTGTCGGAGGCCGGCGTGGCCCCGGGCGACGTGGCCGGATACCTGTGCCACCAGGCCAACATCAACATTATCCGCAGGATCGCGGGGACGCTGGAGGTGCCGGTCGAGCGTTTCTTTGTGAACCTTCACGAATACGGCAACACCGCGGGGGCATCGGTCCTGATCGTCCTGGACGAGGCCCTGGCGGCAGGCGCCGTCGGCCCCGGGGATCTGGTCGTGACGGTGTCGTTTGGCGGGGGGCTGTCTTGGGGGGCGAATCTGATCCGCCTGTGA
- a CDS encoding acyl carrier protein, with translation MDEILEKIKAGILDIFPDAAAIVITLEMKLGDIPEWDSIAAVNLQTYLQETFPVRIPLDLMSDETAIGELAAFIGKRTA, from the coding sequence ATGGATGAGATACTCGAGAAGATCAAGGCCGGCATCCTGGACATTTTTCCCGATGCGGCGGCTATCGTTATCACGCTTGAAATGAAGCTGGGCGATATCCCCGAGTGGGACTCCATCGCCGCGGTCAATCTCCAGACGTACCTTCAGGAAACCTTCCCGGTCCGCATTCCCCTGGACCTCATGAGCGACGAGACGGCCATCGGGGAACTGGCGGCGTTCATCGGCAAGCGCACGGCGTGA